One genomic segment of Odocoileus virginianus isolate 20LAN1187 ecotype Illinois chromosome 33, Ovbor_1.2, whole genome shotgun sequence includes these proteins:
- the PAGR1 gene encoding PAXIP1-associated glutamate-rich protein 1 — MSLVRGHGDIAATTAPPLSEEGEVTSGLQALAVEDTGGPSASANQAEEEGEGGREEAEHEGSGAEEVQGEAPSLEGEERAKGESEDWCVPCSDEEVELPADGQSWMPPPSEIQRLYELLAAHGTLELQAEILPRRPPTPEAQSEEERSDEEPEAKEEEEEKPHMPTEFDFDDEPMTPKDSLIDRRRTPGSSARSQKREARLDKVLSDMKRHKKLEEQILRTGRDLFSLDSEDASPASPPLRSSAGSLFPRQRKY; from the exons ATGTCCCTTGTCCGGGGCCATGGAGACATTGCAGCCACCACGGCGCCGCCTCTCTCTGAAGAAGGGGAAGTGACCTCCGGTCTCCAGGCTCTGGCTGTGGAGGATACCGGAGGCCCCTCTGCTTCGGCCAATCAAGCcgaggaagagggagaaggaggcCGGGAGGAGGCTGAGCATGAGGGGTCCGGGGCCGAGGAGGTGCAGGGAGAAGCCCCCAGCCTTGAGGGGGAGGAGCGTGCCAAGGGAGAATCCGAGGACTGGTGCGTGCCCTGCAGCGATGAAGAGGTGGAGCTGCCCGCAGATGGGCAGTCCTGGATGCCACCCCCCTCTGAAATCCAACGGCTCTATGAACTGCTGGCTGCCCACGGTACCCTGGAGCTTCAGGCTGAGATCCTGCCCCGCCGGCCACCCACGCCTGAGGCCCAGAGTGAAGAGGAGAGATCCGATGAGGAGCCAGAGgccaaagaggaggaagaagaaaa ACCACACATGCCTACAGAATTTGACTTTGATGATGAGCCAATGACACCAAAGGACTCCCTGATTGACCGGAGGCGCACCCCAG GAAGCTCAGCCCGGAGCCAGAAACGGGAGGCCCGCCTGGACAAGGTCCTTTCAGACATGAAGCGACACAAGAAACTAGAGGAGCAGATCCTTCGTACCGGCAGGGACCTCTTCAGCCTGGACTCAGAGGACGCCAGCCCTGCCAGCCCCCCACTCCGATCCTCAGCGGGTAGTCTCTTCCCCCGGCAGCGGAAATACTGA